A portion of the Deinococcus peraridilitoris DSM 19664 genome contains these proteins:
- a CDS encoding DUF1802 family protein, translated as MSTSYALKEWDAQVRALLSGEVSLLLRKGGIMETHDGFEVEHRSFLLYPTFLHQNPQELRSEFAPLLRPDPKPGVVTLPALAEVHSVWKIEDLQQALALQELQALNAAAIERRFHYRGRPWLHALLVRVTRLSAPLHLTETPEMLGCVSWVPLDDTPKAHGERVRTDAELQALHDEIERRLAPHG; from the coding sequence ATGTCCACGTCTTACGCCCTCAAGGAATGGGACGCCCAGGTGCGCGCGCTGCTCTCGGGCGAGGTGTCGCTGCTGCTGCGCAAGGGCGGCATCATGGAGACCCACGACGGCTTCGAAGTCGAGCACCGCTCGTTTTTGCTCTACCCCACCTTCCTGCACCAGAATCCGCAGGAACTGCGCTCCGAATTCGCACCCCTGCTGAGGCCCGATCCAAAGCCGGGCGTGGTAACGCTGCCCGCCCTGGCCGAGGTGCACTCGGTCTGGAAGATCGAGGATTTGCAGCAGGCGCTGGCCCTGCAGGAGCTGCAGGCCCTGAACGCGGCGGCCATCGAGCGGCGGTTTCATTACCGTGGCCGTCCCTGGCTGCACGCGCTGCTGGTGCGCGTGACGCGCCTGAGTGCGCCGCTGCACCTGACGGAAACACCCGAGATGCTGGGCTGCGTCAGCTGGGTGCCCCTCGACGACACGCCAAAGGCCCACGGCGAGCGCGTCCGGACCGACGCCGAGCTTCAGGCCCTGCACGACGAGATCGAGCGCCGCCTGGCACCACACGGCTGA
- a CDS encoding GNAT family N-acetyltransferase, producing the protein MTHSLTPLQLMELQIPTLFVLDEDQRLRFVREPGYPEAELDPAPRFFMGRTPQGNTWRFRHDLPPELIGELEPLCSAEPISADLEGEPRLAPMIRAVLGAWAPITKEYRGPAYRLPGEVVTPQDLDVTLVTETNAAALLRAHFPQRITSRSGFRVGPCGAVLVEGQAVSLCYCARITDRAAEAGVETAPTFRGRGYASGAVIRWAEAVRHSGRLAFYSTEWGNSASRGVARRLAGVQYGEDWSLD; encoded by the coding sequence GTGACCCACTCCCTGACCCCGCTTCAGTTGATGGAACTGCAGATTCCCACCCTGTTCGTCCTTGATGAGGACCAGCGGCTGCGGTTCGTTCGTGAACCGGGGTACCCGGAAGCCGAACTCGATCCGGCGCCACGGTTTTTCATGGGGCGCACGCCGCAGGGCAACACCTGGCGCTTCCGGCACGATCTGCCACCCGAACTGATCGGCGAGCTGGAGCCGCTTTGCTCGGCTGAACCGATCAGCGCGGACCTCGAAGGCGAGCCGCGCCTCGCGCCGATGATCCGGGCCGTCCTGGGCGCGTGGGCGCCGATCACGAAAGAGTACCGAGGACCGGCATACCGCCTCCCGGGCGAAGTGGTCACCCCGCAGGACCTGGACGTGACGCTGGTCACCGAGACGAACGCGGCGGCGCTGCTGCGGGCGCACTTTCCACAGAGGATCACGTCACGTTCGGGTTTCCGGGTAGGTCCGTGCGGCGCGGTGCTGGTAGAGGGCCAGGCGGTCTCCCTGTGCTACTGCGCGCGAATCACCGACAGAGCCGCCGAAGCGGGCGTCGAAACGGCGCCCACCTTTCGGGGCCGGGGATACGCGAGCGGGGCGGTGATCCGGTGGGCTGAAGCCGTCCGGCACAGTGGACGGCTGGCCTTTTATAGCACCGAATGGGGCAATTCGGCCTCGCGCGGTGTGGCCCGCAGACTGGCGGGCGTGCAGTACGGTGAGGATTGGTCGCTTGACTGA
- a CDS encoding type II secretion system protein, producing MNQRQSGFTLLEVLVAVSFMTIAFLALAYVSIGSTRLSATAAQVPEARAILASELSKLQQRGYQNLNQCNIPPNSCTGETSATDGFHRTAWRIERDTALNGYVRVNLTTIWTKAGVTRRFSTAQLVTCLEDPGGTASNPYPGCPL from the coding sequence ATGAACCAACGACAGTCCGGCTTTACGCTCCTCGAAGTGCTCGTTGCCGTCAGCTTCATGACAATTGCGTTTCTGGCCCTCGCTTATGTTTCCATCGGCAGTACACGTCTCTCGGCAACAGCCGCACAAGTGCCGGAGGCCAGGGCAATCCTGGCAAGCGAGCTTTCAAAGCTGCAACAGCGTGGTTACCAGAACCTTAATCAATGCAATATTCCACCCAACAGCTGCACCGGAGAAACATCGGCTACAGACGGCTTTCACCGGACAGCTTGGCGAATAGAGCGAGATACCGCCCTGAACGGATACGTTCGTGTAAACCTGACGACCATTTGGACAAAAGCGGGGGTGACACGACGGTTCAGTACGGCTCAACTTGTCACCTGCCTGGAAGATCCGGGCGGCACGGCGAGCAATCCTTACCCAGGGTGCCCGTTATGA
- a CDS encoding TerD family protein, with the protein MTISLQKKQTISLEKSGQSLAKIFMGLGWDVAKPKGFLGALLGGGGASIDLDASALLFDAAGSLVDTVWFRSLQSRDGSVRHAGDNLTGEGEGDDERIFVDLTRLSGNVQSIVFTVNSFRGQTFDKVAGAFCRIVNEQGGQEIAKFNLSEQGGHTGLVMVKLVRQGGTWQLTAVGERFTFQPGSDVVGQLTAAAARAL; encoded by the coding sequence GTGACCATTTCATTGCAGAAAAAGCAGACCATCAGCCTCGAAAAAAGCGGTCAGTCCCTCGCCAAAATCTTCATGGGGCTGGGTTGGGACGTCGCCAAACCGAAGGGGTTTCTCGGCGCCCTGCTGGGCGGTGGGGGTGCCAGCATCGACCTCGACGCGAGCGCGCTGCTGTTCGACGCCGCAGGCTCGCTTGTCGATACCGTGTGGTTTCGTTCGCTGCAAAGTCGGGACGGCAGCGTCCGTCATGCGGGTGACAACCTCACCGGGGAAGGTGAGGGGGACGACGAACGCATTTTCGTGGACCTCACGAGACTGTCCGGCAACGTGCAGTCGATCGTGTTCACGGTGAACTCGTTTCGTGGGCAAACCTTCGACAAGGTCGCGGGTGCGTTTTGCCGCATCGTGAACGAGCAGGGTGGTCAGGAAATCGCCAAGTTCAACCTCAGCGAGCAGGGCGGACACACGGGCCTGGTGATGGTGAAGCTGGTCCGGCAGGGGGGCACGTGGCAACTGACCGCGGTGGGTGAGCGCTTCACCTTCCAGCCCGGCTCGGACGTAGTGGGGCAGCTGACGGCGGCCGCGGCACGCGCATTGTGA
- a CDS encoding IS630 family transposase — MRLCFQDEARFGLKPTSRRLWAKKGQRPTAPSTVKYQWTYLYAVVEPALGRVFWFVLPKVDTCVMSVFLRAYAASLPEKVIALLVLDGAGWHSTRKLKVPDNIVLAVLPPYSPELNPAERLWTLVREATHHQTFTDLDALEQRLCTRCVELDAQPQVISSATAYLGYYPESS, encoded by the coding sequence GTGCGGTTGTGCTTTCAGGACGAGGCGCGGTTCGGTCTCAAGCCCACGTCTCGCCGTCTGTGGGCCAAGAAAGGTCAGCGACCGACGGCGCCCAGTACCGTCAAGTACCAGTGGACGTACCTGTACGCAGTCGTCGAGCCTGCGCTGGGTCGGGTGTTCTGGTTCGTATTGCCGAAGGTTGACACGTGCGTCATGAGCGTCTTCTTGCGCGCCTATGCGGCTTCACTACCCGAGAAGGTCATCGCCCTGCTCGTGCTTGACGGTGCAGGCTGGCATTCGACCAGGAAACTCAAGGTGCCCGACAACATCGTGTTGGCCGTCTTGCCACCCTACTCGCCCGAACTCAACCCAGCTGAACGCTTGTGGACCTTGGTGCGTGAGGCGACGCACCACCAGACCTTCACTGATCTCGACGCCCTCGAACAGCGGCTGTGCACTCGCTGCGTGGAACTCGATGCACAGCCACAGGTCATTTCATCCGCAACGGCCTACTTGGGCTACTACCCTGAAAGTTCATGA
- a CDS encoding pilus assembly PilX N-terminal domain-containing protein — protein sequence MKQKTSGIALIAALMIMVVVGLLVSSAVVTASIQNRITRNDANATQAFFIAQYGAQEYKTLGYRTYSYMIRNLSNYSGLISASGAGECANILGIGMDINRDGVIDQRDLRVGIPTAAQTVTLDDGSSGTFTITLLPAGRGIRSESTYRDARSVVLVGWDVEETGVWNNAIFAGTGQSGNGINGNTNIYGSVNVRGSNLSINDTAYDCSGNCGVFNSYSGDGTGSSNLGGLSEFNVPDSQRNINDLCSKVRVYQGDIKLRGSALIGTSTNKVKGVYVSNPVVSNDSTSQVDLESASRIHSEETGPTKPVTAYDLASPTPFPNLDNGTPSYRTNLNTLATDVTACLAGRTSGTPPTFVLNSSTTSFNCTSASGATIMAYNASTNQLTLNGVAKLSGVNFSLQRDVTYTGKGNLFLEKLPPLTGVGGNALLEGNLINASGTLNTYPQGASLGLTAEGNINANKNQQKLAGAFYAQGSMVIQKQATVLGTVVANYFDLTQTPALVQSPMLRYNLPPGMPGAGPTDYVFNIRAWERR from the coding sequence ATGAAACAGAAAACCTCGGGTATTGCACTGATTGCCGCCCTAATGATTATGGTCGTCGTCGGCCTTTTGGTGAGTAGCGCCGTCGTGACTGCCAGCATTCAGAACCGGATCACCCGCAATGACGCGAACGCCACTCAGGCCTTTTTTATCGCACAGTACGGCGCGCAAGAGTACAAGACTCTCGGGTATCGCACGTATTCGTATATGATCCGTAACCTCAGCAACTACTCCGGGCTGATCTCTGCCAGCGGTGCCGGTGAGTGTGCCAACATTCTGGGCATCGGCATGGACATCAACCGCGACGGCGTGATTGATCAACGCGACCTGCGTGTAGGCATCCCAACCGCAGCTCAAACCGTGACGCTTGATGATGGCAGCTCAGGTACGTTTACCATCACACTGCTACCAGCAGGCAGGGGGATCAGAAGTGAAAGCACCTACCGTGATGCTCGCAGTGTCGTGCTCGTCGGCTGGGATGTTGAAGAGACTGGCGTGTGGAACAACGCGATTTTCGCTGGTACCGGGCAGAGTGGCAACGGCATTAACGGAAACACAAACATTTATGGGTCTGTTAACGTACGCGGCAGCAACCTGAGCATTAACGACACCGCATATGACTGCAGCGGTAACTGCGGCGTGTTCAACTCGTACTCCGGGGACGGCACGGGCTCCAGCAACCTGGGTGGCCTTTCGGAATTCAACGTTCCAGATTCTCAGCGCAACATTAATGACCTCTGCTCAAAAGTGCGTGTGTACCAAGGTGATATCAAACTCCGCGGCAGCGCCCTCATTGGCACCAGCACCAACAAGGTAAAAGGCGTATATGTCAGCAACCCGGTGGTGAGCAACGACTCCACCTCCCAAGTTGACCTTGAAAGCGCCTCGCGTATTCACTCGGAAGAAACGGGTCCTACCAAACCAGTCACCGCGTATGACCTCGCCAGCCCGACCCCGTTCCCCAACCTCGATAATGGAACGCCCTCGTACCGTACGAATCTGAACACCCTCGCAACGGATGTCACCGCCTGCCTGGCCGGACGCACGAGTGGCACTCCTCCCACCTTCGTTCTCAACAGCAGCACAACCAGCTTCAATTGCACTTCGGCCTCTGGCGCGACAATCATGGCCTATAACGCTTCTACAAACCAGCTCACCCTCAACGGCGTGGCCAAATTGAGCGGAGTGAATTTCTCCTTACAACGTGACGTGACTTACACGGGTAAAGGGAACCTTTTTCTTGAAAAACTGCCGCCCCTCACTGGCGTAGGCGGAAATGCCTTGCTCGAAGGAAATTTGATCAATGCCTCTGGGACTTTAAACACTTACCCCCAAGGCGCGTCACTTGGTCTGACAGCGGAGGGAAACATCAACGCAAATAAAAACCAGCAAAAACTGGCCGGAGCTTTTTATGCCCAAGGAAGCATGGTTATCCAGAAGCAAGCCACGGTGCTTGGAACGGTCGTCGCGAATTACTTCGACCTGACCCAAACTCCGGCGCTCGTGCAGTCGCCCATGTTGCGCTACAACCTGCCACCCGGTATGCCGGGCGCGGGCCCCACCGATTACGTATTCAATATTCGTGCCTGGGAACGGCGGTAA
- a CDS encoding GspH/FimT family pseudopilin: MRHTSGFSLLELLIVIGIVGVLAAIVPLTIRRDQIQTRQAANLLAQQIQLSRFEAVRRNRFAGIYFPANGLSFIVYEDTNNDRTYTSSGDTTIQTYNLRSGDYAKTQLQLSAAATILFDPRSFLVNTAAPGTVTTFRMQSTDNSNYVWRVEVTTQGRVIRVIQ, from the coding sequence ATGAGACATACTTCAGGCTTTTCGCTTCTGGAGCTTCTGATCGTAATCGGCATCGTTGGCGTCCTCGCTGCAATAGTCCCACTGACAATACGCAGAGACCAGATACAGACGCGTCAAGCAGCAAATCTGCTCGCCCAGCAGATTCAGCTCTCGCGCTTCGAGGCCGTAAGGCGCAACCGTTTTGCGGGCATTTATTTTCCGGCGAATGGTCTAAGCTTCATCGTCTACGAAGACACCAACAACGACCGCACCTACACTTCCAGCGGAGATACAACCATCCAAACTTACAATCTCAGGTCGGGTGATTACGCCAAAACCCAGCTCCAGCTGAGCGCAGCGGCAACTATTCTCTTCGACCCCCGTTCCTTTTTGGTCAATACTGCTGCGCCCGGTACGGTCACCACGTTCCGAATGCAGAGCACCGACAATTCCAACTACGTCTGGAGAGTCGAAGTGACCACTCAAGGTCGTGTCATCCGGGTGATTCAATGA
- a CDS encoding phosphoribosyltransferase domain-containing protein, with protein MTTTRALPGWRTHELPSGILAIQAPDDAHALFTLGLRQNPRRGFLFVSRVLGKHLPARPRDMKRSYDILAGRVEPGATVWIGMAETATALGRGVFEAYAARIGTPCLFVTTTRYRQPGEALTFEEPHSHATTQWLHVPLDEHKRARFLGARHVVIVDDEISTGVTAVNLVRCLAGRLPALERVTVVSLQDFAPQDAYAAAPVPVPVERQALLRGQVRFKPNPAWQPQLPQVTGHGGHHAPASGERLGVWPQEGLEEPLLAVQPGERVLVLGTGEFMSAAYALAHSLEQAGADAWVKATTRSPIVPYGELLERAEFEDNYGEGVTNYLYRSEGERYDAVFVLTEQPGVPRGLLSTLRRWYGGRITCV; from the coding sequence TTGACGACCACCCGTGCCCTCCCGGGGTGGCGCACGCACGAGTTGCCCAGCGGGATTCTCGCAATTCAGGCGCCCGACGATGCGCACGCGCTCTTCACGCTGGGCCTGCGGCAGAATCCGCGCCGAGGGTTTCTGTTCGTCAGCCGCGTGCTGGGCAAGCACCTGCCGGCCCGGCCGCGCGACATGAAGCGCAGTTACGACATCCTGGCGGGGCGGGTCGAACCGGGCGCGACGGTGTGGATCGGCATGGCCGAGACGGCCACCGCCCTGGGGCGCGGCGTCTTCGAAGCGTACGCCGCCCGAATCGGTACGCCGTGCCTGTTTGTCACGACTACCCGCTACCGGCAGCCAGGCGAGGCCCTGACCTTCGAGGAGCCGCACAGCCACGCGACCACCCAGTGGCTGCATGTGCCCCTCGACGAGCATAAACGCGCGCGCTTTCTCGGGGCACGCCATGTGGTGATCGTCGATGACGAGATCAGCACTGGCGTCACCGCCGTGAACCTCGTTCGCTGCCTCGCCGGTCGCCTGCCTGCTCTCGAACGCGTCACGGTCGTCAGCCTCCAGGACTTCGCGCCACAGGACGCCTACGCCGCCGCGCCCGTGCCCGTGCCCGTCGAGCGTCAGGCCCTCTTGCGGGGACAGGTGCGCTTCAAGCCGAATCCGGCCTGGCAGCCCCAATTGCCGCAGGTCACCGGTCATGGCGGGCACCACGCGCCCGCGAGCGGCGAGCGGCTCGGAGTGTGGCCGCAAGAAGGCCTGGAGGAGCCCCTCCTTGCCGTTCAACCCGGCGAGCGGGTGCTGGTGCTGGGCACGGGCGAGTTCATGAGCGCCGCCTACGCGCTGGCCCACTCCCTCGAACAGGCAGGCGCCGACGCGTGGGTGAAGGCCACGACGCGCAGCCCCATCGTGCCGTACGGGGAACTGCTGGAACGCGCCGAGTTCGAGGACAATTACGGCGAGGGCGTCACCAACTACCTGTACCGCAGCGAAGGCGAGCGTTACGACGCCGTGTTCGTCCTCACCGAACAGCCGGGCGTCCCGCGCGGCCTGCTGAGCACGCTGCGCCGCTGGTACGGCGGGAGGATCACGTGCGTCTGA
- a CDS encoding ATP-grasp domain-containing protein, with protein MKTVWLNKNFAVIREYADALHRAGYRVLVSHTNADSPQLQGAAEPHLEPRGLTGDAYIRWALEFARSHRVDVFWPGKELRVFARERARFEAAGVTLILPAGEVILDHLDDKAAFLAGLPDFLRTPPYGVVTTWADMSAAFDIISEQGWTPCIKPARGVYGHGFRVIVHERRLEDFLAGDTIRMTRDEARGLFAPLASFSPMLVMGCLTGVERSIDVVSWQGQLGAAIIRAKLPGLHGSQLIEQRPDLEELVRQAVSHYGLSGVVNVQFKDGPDGAPYILEINARPSGGSHMSALAGPDLPVWAVRLALGEAQASDVPPPAYGARLLNLHVARVIHGAPELAGVLS; from the coding sequence ATGAAGACCGTCTGGCTCAATAAAAACTTCGCCGTGATCCGCGAATACGCGGACGCCCTCCACCGCGCCGGTTACCGGGTCCTGGTCTCACACACCAACGCTGACAGTCCACAGTTGCAGGGAGCCGCTGAGCCGCACCTGGAACCCCGCGGCCTTACCGGGGACGCCTACATTCGCTGGGCGCTGGAATTTGCCCGCTCACACCGGGTGGATGTCTTCTGGCCTGGCAAGGAACTGCGCGTATTCGCCCGCGAGCGTGCCCGCTTCGAGGCAGCCGGCGTGACCCTCATCCTTCCGGCAGGCGAAGTTATCCTCGACCACCTGGACGACAAGGCGGCCTTTCTGGCAGGGTTGCCCGATTTTCTGCGTACCCCACCTTACGGCGTGGTGACTACCTGGGCCGACATGAGCGCCGCCTTCGACATCATCAGCGAGCAGGGCTGGACACCGTGCATCAAACCGGCCCGCGGTGTGTACGGTCACGGCTTTCGTGTCATCGTGCACGAGCGGCGCCTGGAGGACTTCCTGGCGGGTGACACCATCCGCATGACCCGTGACGAGGCGCGCGGACTGTTCGCTCCCCTCGCGTCCTTTTCGCCCATGCTGGTGATGGGCTGCCTGACGGGCGTGGAGCGCAGCATTGACGTGGTCAGCTGGCAGGGCCAATTGGGAGCGGCCATCATTCGCGCCAAACTGCCGGGCCTGCACGGTTCGCAACTGATCGAGCAGCGGCCCGATCTGGAGGAGCTGGTACGCCAGGCGGTCTCCCACTACGGTTTGTCCGGGGTGGTGAACGTGCAGTTCAAAGACGGTCCGGACGGCGCGCCCTACATTCTGGAAATCAACGCGCGGCCGTCGGGGGGCAGTCACATGAGCGCGCTGGCCGGGCCGGACCTGCCCGTGTGGGCGGTGCGCCTGGCGCTTGGTGAAGCGCAGGCGAGTGACGTGCCACCTCCCGCGTACGGCGCGCGCCTGCTGAATCTGCACGTCGCGCGGGTGATTCACGGCGCACCGGAATTGGCCGGGGTGCTTTCTTGA
- a CDS encoding TerD family protein — protein sequence MSITLTKGGNLSLTKTDATLTKISVGLGWDTRSTSGDDFDLDASAFLLNASGKTRSTADFIFYNQLRSAEGSVEHAGDNRTGAGDGDDEVIRVDLALVPSDVERVAFTVTIHEAQARRQSFGMVENAFVRIVDERNNKEVVRYDLREDASVETALIFAELYRHGGEWKFRAVGQGFAGGLQALCHHFGINI from the coding sequence ATGAGCATCACCCTTACCAAAGGCGGCAACCTTTCGCTGACCAAGACCGACGCCACCCTCACCAAGATCAGCGTGGGCCTCGGCTGGGACACCCGCTCTACCAGCGGCGACGACTTCGACCTCGACGCCAGCGCCTTTCTGCTGAATGCCAGCGGCAAGACCCGCTCCACGGCGGATTTCATTTTCTACAACCAGCTGCGCAGCGCCGAGGGCAGCGTCGAGCACGCCGGGGACAACCGCACCGGGGCAGGTGACGGCGACGACGAGGTGATCCGGGTGGATCTCGCCCTGGTCCCGTCCGACGTGGAACGCGTCGCCTTCACGGTGACCATTCACGAAGCGCAGGCGCGCCGCCAGAGTTTCGGCATGGTCGAAAACGCCTTCGTGCGCATCGTGGACGAGCGCAACAACAAAGAAGTCGTGCGCTACGACCTGCGCGAGGACGCCAGCGTCGAAACGGCGCTGATTTTCGCAGAACTCTACCGTCACGGCGGAGAGTGGAAGTTCCGCGCGGTCGGGCAGGGCTTTGCGGGCGGTCTGCAGGCCCTGTGTCATCATTTCGGCATCAACATCTGA
- a CDS encoding type II toxin-antitoxin system Phd/YefM family antitoxin — MTQLTASEVRTHLRQVLERVQQGEEIEITQNGRVVATLVHPERLHRRVHTPNTAAAQQLLAGLRADREGVPPPDTTSLSADYAEELVQDIRRQRAGQGE; from the coding sequence ATGACCCAGCTGACTGCCTCCGAGGTCCGCACACACCTGCGACAGGTTCTGGAACGTGTTCAGCAGGGCGAGGAAATCGAAATTACCCAGAACGGCAGGGTTGTGGCCACCCTGGTGCATCCCGAAAGGCTCCACCGGCGTGTTCACACGCCCAACACCGCAGCGGCCCAGCAGCTGCTGGCCGGTCTGCGCGCCGACCGTGAGGGGGTTCCGCCACCGGACACCACCTCCCTCAGCGCCGACTATGCCGAGGAACTGGTTCAGGACATTCGCCGTCAGCGCGCAGGCCAGGGTGAGTGA
- a CDS encoding DUF475 domain-containing protein translates to MFKHFGFGIIFSILCIIGAGVYGFVTGDVATAAQFAFIAIVLGVMEVSLSFDNAVVNAKVLTGMDLVWRHRFLTWGIAIAVVGMRFVFPILIVMATASLGFTEVVSLAFNNPTEYSEHLEEAHVLISAFGGTFLGLVFLHYFFDKTKDVHWIGPIERRLARAGNLDKVEVSVILTALLALVALTVAPAEKYSALLAGGLGILTYLLVKALAGMFEPPEDEEGEEADTRRAKVKAVSETATKAGALSFLYLEVLDASFSLDGVIGAFAISKEVVVIAAGLAIGAVFVRSMTLWLVETGTLTEYRFLEHGAHWGIGALAIIMLLSMNRAVHIPELITGLIGLGFIIAAVMWSVRANKSDRDGESSHARLS, encoded by the coding sequence ATGTTCAAACACTTCGGTTTCGGCATCATCTTCAGCATCCTCTGCATCATTGGTGCCGGAGTGTACGGTTTCGTCACGGGTGACGTCGCCACGGCCGCGCAGTTCGCTTTTATCGCGATTGTTCTGGGCGTGATGGAAGTCAGCCTCAGCTTCGACAACGCGGTCGTGAACGCCAAGGTCCTCACCGGCATGGACCTGGTCTGGCGCCACCGCTTTCTGACCTGGGGTATCGCCATCGCCGTGGTCGGCATGCGTTTCGTGTTTCCCATCCTGATCGTGATGGCCACCGCCTCGCTGGGGTTCACCGAGGTGGTGTCGCTGGCCTTCAACAATCCCACCGAGTACAGCGAACACCTCGAAGAAGCGCACGTGCTGATCAGCGCCTTCGGCGGAACCTTTCTGGGGCTGGTGTTCTTGCATTACTTTTTCGACAAGACCAAGGATGTGCACTGGATCGGCCCCATCGAACGTCGGCTGGCACGCGCCGGCAACCTCGACAAGGTCGAGGTGTCGGTCATTCTCACGGCGCTGCTCGCGCTGGTCGCCCTGACTGTCGCGCCCGCCGAGAAGTACTCGGCGTTGCTCGCAGGCGGCCTGGGCATCCTGACCTACCTGCTCGTAAAGGCCCTGGCCGGTATGTTCGAACCGCCCGAAGATGAGGAGGGCGAGGAGGCCGACACCCGCCGGGCCAAGGTGAAAGCCGTTTCGGAGACGGCCACCAAGGCGGGCGCACTGAGCTTTCTGTACCTGGAAGTGCTCGACGCGTCCTTCTCGCTCGACGGTGTGATCGGCGCCTTTGCGATCAGCAAGGAAGTCGTCGTGATCGCCGCGGGTCTGGCGATCGGGGCGGTGTTCGTGCGCTCGATGACCTTGTGGCTGGTCGAGACCGGCACCCTCACCGAGTACCGCTTTCTGGAGCACGGCGCCCACTGGGGTATCGGCGCACTCGCCATAATCATGCTGCTCAGCATGAACCGTGCCGTGCACATTCCCGAATTGATCACCGGCCTGATCGGCCTGGGCTTCATCATCGCGGCCGTCATGTGGTCCGTGCGGGCCAACAAGAGCGACCGCGACGGTGAATCCTCGCACGCCCGCCTGAGCTGA
- a CDS encoding type II toxin-antitoxin system VapC family toxin translates to MSETVRHPRLAFDADVLIYAAVPGHALGRRVHQLLAEAPRDQHCASVLLLPELMSKPLREGRTAELVALRLLLSRLQLVDTSEDIAALAAQLGAAYRLRAADAVHLASAVAGGAEAFVTNNRKDFGAQNILEIPVLFPEMLPAW, encoded by the coding sequence GTGAGTGAGACGGTCCGGCACCCGCGCCTGGCGTTCGACGCCGACGTGCTCATTTATGCGGCGGTCCCGGGGCACGCGCTGGGCCGCCGCGTTCATCAGCTGCTCGCAGAGGCCCCGCGCGATCAGCACTGCGCCTCGGTGCTGCTGCTGCCCGAGCTGATGTCCAAACCCCTGCGGGAAGGGCGAACTGCCGAGCTTGTAGCGCTGCGCCTGCTGCTCTCGCGGCTGCAACTCGTCGATACCAGCGAGGACATCGCCGCGCTGGCCGCGCAGCTGGGCGCGGCCTACCGCCTCAGGGCTGCAGACGCCGTTCACCTCGCCTCCGCCGTGGCGGGTGGGGCAGAGGCCTTTGTTACCAACAACCGCAAGGACTTTGGGGCGCAGAACATCCTGGAAATTCCGGTTCTGTTTCCCGAGATGCTTCCGGCTTGGTGA
- a CDS encoding PilW family protein, translating to MKPAARQGGFTLIEMLLAMGLVAIVLGFVAYFFIEQQHFTHAQQTREEVQSNVQAAVELVTEDVRNAGSFGVPSVSLPIQPAAALVGVDGGTNPDIIRVRYQRFNYGTATTTGTYSEVDVTYKVRNDAQGVPTLFRSQTPVNATDGCSLSTTIADGANCIAAIQNIVAFNVRYMVRTTCPNSLGIQTSVQATFEAAQGSSTFGGVCSSARSYTAADVYRVEVMVIGRAPLRRAAAGGNLLAGTQQTVPQLAGFTYRSLSFTFDTPSL from the coding sequence ATGAAGCCCGCTGCTCGCCAGGGTGGCTTCACGCTCATCGAGATGCTCCTCGCGATGGGCCTGGTCGCCATCGTTCTCGGCTTCGTCGCCTACTTCTTTATCGAGCAACAGCACTTCACGCATGCGCAGCAGACGCGCGAGGAAGTCCAGTCGAACGTGCAGGCCGCAGTTGAACTCGTAACCGAGGATGTTCGAAATGCGGGGTCATTCGGGGTGCCGTCGGTCAGTCTACCGATCCAGCCCGCCGCCGCGCTGGTCGGTGTGGACGGTGGTACGAATCCAGACATCATTCGCGTCCGTTACCAGCGTTTTAACTATGGCACTGCTACCACGACAGGAACCTACAGCGAAGTGGACGTAACGTACAAGGTTCGCAATGACGCTCAGGGCGTTCCGACACTGTTTCGCAGCCAGACCCCCGTGAACGCAACTGACGGCTGCAGCCTGAGTACCACGATCGCCGATGGCGCCAACTGTATTGCTGCCATTCAGAACATCGTTGCATTCAACGTGCGGTACATGGTCCGCACAACCTGCCCGAACTCGCTGGGCATTCAAACTTCCGTACAAGCAACCTTTGAAGCTGCTCAGGGCAGCAGTACGTTCGGTGGAGTATGCAGCAGCGCGCGAAGCTACACGGCAGCCGACGTATACAGGGTCGAAGTGATGGTCATCGGTCGAGCGCCACTTCGGCGTGCGGCTGCCGGTGGAAACCTCTTGGCAGGTACTCAACAAACCGTTCCGCAACTTGCTGGGTTCACGTACAGATCGCTTAGCTTCACCTTCGACACTCCAAGCCTCTAG